In Cyanobacteriota bacterium, a single genomic region encodes these proteins:
- the plsY gene encoding glycerol-3-phosphate 1-O-acyltransferase PlsY: MIELIVIFILTYFVAAIPSGYWMAKAFGIDLLHEGSGSTGATNVLRLVGKWQAGIVLAVDILKGFLPIFYTKDFLLESANPWLLFLLTLLPILAHSKSIYIGFRGGKSSATGLGVLLALNPAVALFTVAIWSLVVFKSGYSSLGSIVAVPLVPIWLWIFGESMPVIAFGLVAFVYIVLIKHRANIMRLVKGEEYNFKK; the protein is encoded by the coding sequence ATGATTGAATTAATAGTTATATTTATTCTTACCTACTTCGTTGCGGCTATTCCGAGCGGCTACTGGATGGCAAAGGCTTTTGGAATCGATCTTCTTCATGAAGGAAGTGGCAGTACCGGTGCTACTAATGTATTGCGCTTAGTTGGTAAGTGGCAGGCTGGGATTGTGCTTGCTGTTGATATACTTAAGGGGTTTTTACCGATTTTTTATACTAAGGATTTTTTATTGGAGAGTGCTAACCCGTGGTTATTATTTCTTTTGACTTTGTTGCCGATCTTGGCTCATAGTAAAAGTATTTATATCGGTTTTCGTGGTGGTAAATCATCTGCTACTGGACTTGGAGTTTTACTTGCCTTGAACCCGGCTGTTGCTTTATTTACAGTTGCCATTTGGTCTTTGGTTGTTTTTAAATCTGGTTACTCTTCGCTAGGTTCAATTGTTGCTGTGCCATTAGTACCAATTTGGTTGTGGATCTTTGGTGAAAGCATGCCAGTGATTGCCTTTGGGCTTGTTGCTTTTGTTTATATTGTGCTTATTAAGCATAGAGCCAATATCATGCGACTGGTGAAGGGTGAAGAGTACAACTTCAAGAAATAA
- a CDS encoding rhodanese-like domain-containing protein: protein MEIKEISVRELKELQDKSEDYCLIDVRNLSEFEYCNLDGKLIPMSEITERFKEIPKDTKVVIHCHHGGRSKKVIAWMQDQHGYTNLYNLTGGIHAWSIDIDTSIDIY, encoded by the coding sequence ATGGAAATAAAAGAAATTAGCGTTAGAGAACTCAAAGAACTACAAGACAAATCTGAAGACTATTGCTTAATTGACGTACGCAACCTTTCTGAGTTTGAATACTGCAATCTTGACGGAAAATTAATCCCCATGTCTGAGATCACCGAAAGATTTAAAGAAATCCCCAAAGATACCAAAGTTGTAATTCACTGTCATCATGGTGGGCGCAGCAAAAAAGTAATTGCCTGGATGCAAGACCAACATGGTTATACTAATTTATATAATTTAACCGGTGGCATTCATGCGTGGTCAATAGATATCGATACATCAATAGACATCTATTAA
- the minD gene encoding septum site-determining protein MinD gives MSTGKVIVITSGKGGVGKTTTTANIGAALADMGKSVCVLDMDIGLRNLDILMGLENRVVYNLVDVVEGSCKIKQALVKDKKLPNLCLLAAAQTRDKTAVNEEQIKALVEDLRLLFDFILVDCPAGIESGFQNSIAGADIALIVVTPEMSSVRDADRIVGLLEARRDQFEAINLIINRIRPGLIETNQMMTVEDIKEILSVDLIGIVPDDEDIVISTNKGEPLVLTNNKNAGQAYKNIASRLLGEDVPFMNLSKGLGLMSKIKAIFR, from the coding sequence ATGTCAACAGGAAAAGTCATAGTTATAACATCAGGCAAAGGAGGGGTTGGCAAAACCACCACCACGGCCAATATAGGAGCGGCACTTGCCGATATGGGTAAGAGCGTTTGCGTTCTTGACATGGATATCGGGCTGCGCAACCTCGATATTCTAATGGGGCTAGAAAACAGGGTTGTCTACAACTTAGTTGACGTAGTCGAAGGTTCTTGCAAAATTAAACAAGCTTTGGTCAAAGACAAAAAATTACCTAATTTGTGCTTACTTGCGGCCGCACAAACTCGCGACAAAACAGCCGTTAACGAAGAGCAAATCAAAGCATTGGTTGAAGACCTCAGACTATTGTTTGACTTTATCTTAGTTGATTGTCCAGCAGGTATTGAATCAGGCTTCCAAAACAGTATTGCAGGTGCTGATATTGCACTAATCGTAGTAACACCAGAAATGTCTTCAGTACGTGATGCTGACCGTATCGTAGGCTTACTTGAAGCAAGAAGAGATCAATTTGAAGCAATCAATTTGATTATCAATAGAATTAGACCTGGTTTAATCGAAACAAATCAAATGATGACGGTTGAAGATATCAAAGAAATTCTTTCTGTTGACTTAATTGGAATCGTACCGGATGACGAAGATATCGTTATTTCAACAAATAAGGGTGAACCACTAGTCCTAACAAATAACAAAAATGCAGGACAAGCATACAAAAACATAGCATCAAGATTACTAGGTGAAGATGTTCCATTTATGAACCTCAGTAAAGGCTTAGGTTTAATGAGTAAAATAAAGGCGATATTTAGATAA
- a CDS encoding ABC transporter permease, translating to MIFVETQKNNKRKAKQLPIAVYICIFILITLYSAIGFADFIAPYDPLFQNPTAGYAEPSHIYWDKQGPYIYAQKYKLNEISFKKESQEIRDQGKYHLSFFQNGKLVSVEKPAQFYLLGTDRIGRDLFSRLIYGGRPSLTIGFIGLLIAFPIGIIYGGISGFFGGWVDNLMMRLAEAIMSFPSFYLLIILSAILPASLSNFQRFAMITLILSFISWASLARIIRGQILSLKEKEFIEAARSIGQNYLVIITKHLIPHTASFLIIAITLSIPSFIIGESALSFLGLGINQPDPSWGNILAEGKDLSNILTRPWLIWSPSLLIFGAVFSFNILGDYLRDRLDPKLSQ from the coding sequence ATGATCTTTGTTGAAACACAGAAAAACAACAAAAGAAAAGCAAAACAGCTGCCTATAGCTGTTTATATTTGCATATTTATACTAATTACTCTCTATAGCGCAATTGGCTTTGCTGATTTTATAGCACCCTATGATCCACTATTTCAAAACCCCACAGCTGGTTATGCTGAGCCTAGTCATATTTACTGGGACAAACAAGGTCCATATATCTATGCACAGAAATACAAGCTCAATGAAATTAGCTTCAAAAAAGAAAGTCAAGAAATAAGAGATCAAGGTAAATATCATTTGAGCTTCTTTCAAAATGGCAAACTTGTTAGTGTAGAAAAACCAGCTCAGTTTTATTTATTAGGAACAGATAGAATTGGCAGGGATTTATTCTCTCGATTAATCTATGGTGGTAGACCAAGTCTTACAATTGGTTTCATTGGTTTACTCATCGCCTTTCCCATCGGTATCATCTACGGAGGAATTTCTGGCTTCTTTGGTGGCTGGGTAGACAACTTGATGATGCGACTAGCTGAAGCTATCATGTCCTTCCCGAGTTTTTATTTACTAATTATTCTTTCAGCTATACTACCAGCGAGCTTGAGCAATTTTCAGCGCTTTGCCATGATCACCTTGATACTTTCATTTATCTCCTGGGCGAGTTTAGCGAGAATAATTCGCGGTCAAATACTTTCACTGAAAGAAAAAGAATTTATTGAAGCAGCAAGATCAATCGGTCAAAACTACTTAGTCATTATCACCAAGCACTTAATCCCGCACACGGCAAGTTTTTTGATTATTGCTATAACCCTTTCGATACCAAGTTTCATCATAGGTGAATCAGCCTTGAGTTTCCTTGGACTTGGGATCAATCAACCTGATCCAAGCTGGGGCAATATCTTAGCTGAAGGCAAAGATCTGAGTAATATACTCACAAGACCATGGTTAATCTGGTCACCATCCTTGCTGATCTTTGGGGCTGTGTTTTCGTTTAATATACTGGGGGATTATTTAAGGGACAGGCTGGATCCGAAGTTGTCTCAATAG
- a CDS encoding SLBB domain-containing protein: MAEAPLVSHTNQEHYTIQLDNELTVIYKNESGREIYNKIPVLPNGKATIPGVGEIQVEGLTQEQLISTMESKLESETKVDIIIYRISNNVTVVGAVNNPGSYPIRDIKTIYDAIGKAGGFSITSNKTKVKLIRQRIDGSRDEQNINFPKQVFNAYDKGIGEEKYILKEGDMIWVPHSKLKQSGIFMFKLMQVATIGVISGVVSIIIR, encoded by the coding sequence TTGGCAGAAGCTCCGCTCGTTTCTCATACTAATCAAGAGCATTACACCATACAGCTTGATAATGAACTAACTGTCATCTACAAAAACGAATCAGGTAGAGAGATCTACAACAAAATTCCAGTGCTGCCCAATGGCAAAGCAACCATCCCCGGGGTCGGTGAGATTCAAGTAGAAGGACTCACTCAAGAGCAATTAATTAGCACGATGGAAAGCAAACTTGAATCAGAGACCAAGGTTGATATCATTATTTATCGTATATCAAACAATGTAACTGTAGTAGGTGCAGTAAATAATCCTGGTAGCTATCCAATTAGGGACATCAAAACAATCTATGATGCAATAGGCAAGGCAGGTGGCTTTAGCATCACATCTAACAAAACCAAAGTGAAATTAATCCGACAGAGAATCGACGGCAGTCGTGATGAACAGAACATCAATTTCCCAAAGCAAGTATTCAATGCCTATGACAAAGGAATCGGTGAAGAAAAATACATACTTAAAGAAGGTGACATGATCTGGGTACCTCACAGCAAACTCAAACAAAGTGGAATATTTATGTTTAAACTCATGCAAGTTGCAACAATTGGTGTTATCTCTGGAGTCGTTAGTATAATCATTCGATAA
- the minC gene encoding septum site-determining protein MinC, with protein MPKIAIKQNKKGTFLDLSAQDLRAADFLDSLGAFTKDSSAFLSGSSVSLILPVDVDVNQIGGDSRSIISEVKSKLNQNNISIKSISNGNNETLENNKTSDAFKMQEEVAEEKTEKEIVDTSTLPETLYVEANLRSGQLIRYPGNVFVMGDVNPSAEIVAAGDIIIWGTLRGIAHAGADGDTEAKIVAMKIEAGQLRIANKIIEIKKQGSNKKSALSILTGNKKDGSMKPELVKIKNDEIIIRSYFS; from the coding sequence ATGCCAAAAATAGCAATCAAACAGAATAAAAAAGGAACATTCTTAGACCTATCGGCGCAAGACCTAAGAGCTGCAGATTTTCTAGACAGTCTTGGTGCTTTCACTAAAGACTCTTCAGCATTTTTATCTGGTTCATCTGTTTCACTAATACTTCCTGTAGATGTTGACGTAAATCAAATAGGTGGTGATTCAAGATCAATTATTAGCGAAGTAAAATCCAAACTTAATCAAAACAATATTTCTATAAAGTCAATTAGCAACGGTAATAACGAAACACTTGAAAATAATAAAACAAGTGATGCATTCAAGATGCAAGAAGAAGTAGCTGAAGAAAAAACAGAAAAAGAAATCGTTGACACCAGCACTCTTCCAGAGACTTTATACGTGGAAGCAAATTTAAGATCAGGACAACTCATAAGATACCCAGGCAATGTTTTTGTAATGGGTGATGTTAATCCATCTGCCGAAATAGTTGCAGCAGGGGATATCATTATTTGGGGCACACTTCGTGGCATCGCACATGCAGGCGCAGACGGCGATACCGAAGCAAAAATCGTTGCGATGAAAATAGAAGCGGGTCAACTAAGAATCGCTAACAAAATCATTGAAATCAAAAAACAAGGTAGCAATAAAAAATCAGCTCTCAGTATTCTCACCGGAAATAAAAAAGACGGCTCAATGAAACCAGAGCTTGTCAAAATCAAAAACGATGAAATAATTATCAGGAGTTATTTTAGTTAA
- a CDS encoding D-alanine--D-alanine ligase, producing MKEERKLVLNKNSKLVVICGGFSQEREVSLRSGNNVYQALLRLGYKNTKLFSLDSMEGLATLIKQNIDLAILMTHGKFGEDGQLQAILDQAQIKYTGSPAEASANCMDKVKTKTILKANDLPILETYSAAQIVSKQILVSGPLILKEIDGGSSLGVERFDNQDQLSKANWSKDLSNYFVEKFITGIELTASIIMLNGKLNVLPLLELRSQNQFYDYQAKYTEGMTEFIIPAAISTELTEQIKMTALQAYQALGCQGPARVDFIIDKEKPYILELNTLPGMTSTSDLPAQAKAAGISYDELIEIIIS from the coding sequence GTGAAAGAAGAAAGAAAATTAGTGTTAAACAAAAATTCTAAACTAGTTGTAATCTGCGGAGGCTTCTCTCAAGAAAGAGAAGTGAGCTTGCGTTCTGGCAACAATGTCTATCAAGCCTTGTTGAGACTAGGTTACAAAAATACCAAGTTGTTCAGTTTAGATTCAATGGAAGGACTTGCAACCTTAATTAAGCAAAATATAGACCTTGCTATTTTAATGACCCACGGCAAGTTTGGTGAAGACGGTCAGTTGCAAGCAATTCTAGACCAAGCTCAAATTAAATACACCGGTTCGCCAGCAGAGGCAAGTGCCAACTGCATGGACAAAGTCAAAACCAAAACCATTCTCAAAGCCAATGATTTACCAATACTTGAAACCTACTCTGCAGCCCAGATAGTTTCAAAACAAATCCTGGTCTCAGGTCCACTAATTCTAAAAGAAATCGATGGCGGCTCAAGTCTTGGGGTTGAGAGATTTGACAATCAAGACCAGCTAAGCAAAGCTAATTGGTCAAAGGATTTGAGCAATTACTTCGTCGAAAAATTCATTACAGGTATTGAGCTAACAGCAAGTATCATTATGCTAAACGGGAAACTCAACGTCCTACCATTACTTGAATTAAGATCGCAAAATCAGTTTTATGATTATCAAGCAAAATACACTGAAGGCATGACCGAGTTTATTATACCGGCTGCAATCTCGACTGAACTAACAGAGCAGATTAAAATGACAGCATTGCAAGCATATCAAGCACTAGGCTGCCAGGGTCCAGCTCGCGTTGATTTCATAATTGACAAAGAAAAACCATATATTTTAGAACTAAACACTTTACCAGGCATGACCAGCACTAGTGACCTTCCAGCACAAGCAAAGGCTGCGGGGATTAGCTATGATGAGCTGATTGAAATAATTATTTCTTGA
- the minE gene encoding cell division topological specificity factor MinE — MKNIIQWLFGLKDAGSRESATNRMKLMVIHDRFQMPPAIVEQMKLELIAVASKYFEIDPASAECVIKSQGNRRAFISAIVPLLKRGIPGNEGQGKSNKHSKRNAKKQAATV; from the coding sequence ATGAAAAACATAATACAGTGGTTGTTTGGCTTAAAAGACGCAGGTAGCAGGGAATCAGCTACCAATCGTATGAAATTAATGGTTATTCATGACCGTTTTCAAATGCCTCCAGCAATAGTAGAGCAAATGAAATTAGAATTAATTGCAGTTGCCTCCAAATACTTTGAAATTGATCCAGCATCAGCTGAGTGTGTGATAAAATCTCAAGGCAATAGAAGAGCATTTATCTCAGCGATAGTGCCCTTACTCAAAAGAGGTATACCGGGGAATGAAGGTCAAGGAAAATCCAACAAACATAGCAAACGAAACGCAAAGAAACAAGCAGCCACTGTCTGA
- a CDS encoding HAMP domain-containing sensor histidine kinase: protein MVVEKEHKSITWHWLRTLLKIIEELESVEKIIEKVKESLIEYTQIDNIEIHLIDDLSTSNNAEKGIDKLASSDFFSRKVIENIFLHKEPSHISKNEIIFPLENSERILGLVYIKTPNQIDSSSFELLWSFMDQLAAMIHNIILPQNKNPESKIQIKDISNSIYNNLKSFLEASLERLAALEEQNQQLVELNRTRTELINNVSHELRTPLVSIMGFSNILQRHEIKPDLIREASEQIQSAGGRLSRMIDDLLQLNRASTKGWVVNIERLDLGEIAKYVVESLSPLHKNYIFSFNYPPNGYPLIGGDRKLIRQVIENLLINAIKYSPEGGEINCAIKDNTDEHKLSLFITDNGIGMTKEENLKIFERFYRAKNPKTENISGLGLGLTICKDVVEALHGEISSTSDFGQGSCFIISFNY, encoded by the coding sequence ATGGTAGTTGAGAAAGAACACAAATCAATAACTTGGCACTGGCTACGTACCCTACTTAAAATTATAGAAGAACTTGAATCCGTAGAAAAAATAATAGAGAAAGTCAAAGAGTCACTCATTGAATATACACAAATTGACAATATTGAAATTCATTTAATTGATGATCTTTCCACCAGTAATAACGCAGAAAAAGGGATTGATAAGTTAGCTAGTTCTGACTTCTTCAGTCGCAAAGTGATAGAAAATATATTTCTACACAAAGAGCCGTCACATATTTCAAAAAACGAAATTATTTTTCCACTTGAAAATAGTGAGAGGATCTTAGGGCTAGTTTATATTAAAACTCCAAATCAAATAGACTCCAGCAGTTTCGAACTATTGTGGTCATTCATGGATCAACTTGCCGCTATGATTCACAATATCATATTGCCTCAGAACAAAAATCCAGAATCAAAAATACAAATCAAAGATATCTCTAATTCAATATACAATAACCTCAAAAGCTTTCTAGAAGCAAGTCTTGAGAGACTGGCTGCGTTAGAAGAGCAGAATCAACAACTGGTTGAATTAAATAGAACCAGAACAGAATTAATTAATAACGTATCTCATGAACTAAGAACCCCCCTTGTAAGTATCATGGGCTTTAGTAACATCTTACAAAGACATGAAATTAAACCAGACCTAATTAGAGAAGCTAGTGAACAAATCCAATCAGCCGGAGGTCGCCTGTCTAGAATGATTGATGACTTACTACAACTCAACCGTGCTAGTACAAAGGGTTGGGTTGTTAATATTGAAAGACTCGATCTTGGCGAAATCGCAAAGTATGTAGTAGAAAGTCTCTCACCACTGCATAAAAATTACATCTTCAGCTTCAACTACCCCCCCAATGGTTATCCATTAATCGGTGGCGATAGAAAATTAATAAGACAAGTAATTGAGAATCTTCTTATCAATGCAATTAAATACTCACCAGAAGGTGGTGAAATCAACTGTGCTATAAAAGACAACACTGACGAGCATAAACTCTCTTTGTTTATAACAGATAATGGTATTGGTATGACAAAAGAAGAAAATCTAAAAATCTTTGAGAGATTTTATCGAGCCAAAAATCCCAAAACTGAAAATATCTCAGGACTAGGACTTGGCTTAACTATCTGCAAAGATGTGGTAGAGGCACTTCATGGGGAAATATCAAGTACCAGTGATTTTGGTCAAGGATCTTGTTTTATAATTAGTTTCAACTACTAA
- a CDS encoding tyrosine-type recombinase/integrase has translation MTEIGKPMTEGLNYIAEYLDHLDANNILSFNSLRLYKRDLLDFESFCIVKYTQGFDLRELSAEILNRFAKQIEDQGRSTATVNRKLTAIHGFWIWMREKNLVSRDPFTQINRSPQFRNKAPTTLTEEEIILLLDFPEHDLKTKMLLELIYATGIRVGELTQLTIADLDVENQLITIPRSTRSKERVIPFNQLLAEYIKEHIQNENLQTESKLFLNRIGKVVSEREVFRLIREASKAAGLKTRVSPSILRNSFLKHMKQNGAHETLLRDITGQKSVLL, from the coding sequence ATGACTGAGATAGGAAAACCAATGACTGAAGGACTTAATTACATAGCAGAGTATCTTGATCACTTGGATGCTAATAATATACTGAGTTTTAATTCTCTCCGTTTATATAAAAGAGATTTGTTGGATTTTGAGTCGTTTTGTATTGTTAAATACACTCAGGGTTTTGATCTGCGTGAGCTTAGTGCAGAGATCTTAAACAGGTTTGCAAAACAAATTGAGGATCAAGGACGTAGCACAGCAACTGTCAACCGTAAACTAACTGCGATTCATGGCTTTTGGATTTGGATGCGTGAGAAGAATTTAGTTTCGCGAGATCCTTTTACGCAAATCAATCGTTCTCCTCAATTCAGAAACAAGGCTCCTACTACTTTAACTGAAGAAGAGATTATTTTGCTCTTGGATTTTCCTGAGCATGATCTGAAGACAAAAATGCTACTTGAGCTTATTTACGCAACAGGAATTAGAGTCGGTGAACTTACACAACTTACAATTGCTGACCTTGATGTAGAGAATCAATTAATTACTATCCCAAGATCTACTCGCTCAAAAGAAAGAGTAATTCCGTTTAATCAATTACTTGCAGAATATATCAAAGAACATATTCAAAATGAAAACTTGCAGACTGAGTCCAAACTCTTTTTGAATCGTATTGGCAAAGTAGTTTCTGAGCGTGAAGTCTTTCGTTTGATAAGAGAAGCATCTAAGGCAGCAGGACTCAAAACTAGAGTCTCACCATCGATATTACGTAATAGCTTTCTAAAGCATATGAAACAAAATGGCGCGCATGAAACTTTGCTTAGAGATATTACTGGGCAGAAGAGTGTTTTGCTTTAA
- the bioB gene encoding biotin synthase BioB — MKVKENPTNIANETQRNKQPLSENLALKQIDELFELSIPELIFKAQLVHREFHNPSEIQFCTLSSIKTGACPEDCSYCSQSARHNTGLEVEPLQEVSKILEEAKEAKAQGSTRFCMGAAWRSIPEGKQFDSVLHLVREVKAMDMEPCVTLGMLNQKQANQLKEAGLHSYNHNIDTSRDNYANIISTRTFEDRLNTIEAVQNAGINVCSGGILGIGENIEDRKSMLATLASLSPQPSSVPINVLVPIAGTPLEAAEPIDNMDLVRMVAIARIMIPQAKVRLSAGRLNMNDELQTLCFIAGANSIHTGDKLLTTPLAGESKDHQLIEKLGMSIAK, encoded by the coding sequence ATGAAGGTCAAGGAAAATCCAACAAACATAGCAAACGAAACGCAAAGAAACAAGCAGCCACTGTCTGAAAATCTTGCACTAAAGCAAATTGACGAGCTCTTTGAGCTATCAATTCCTGAATTGATTTTTAAAGCACAATTAGTGCACAGGGAGTTCCACAACCCCAGCGAAATACAGTTTTGTACTCTTAGTAGTATCAAAACAGGAGCCTGCCCAGAAGATTGTAGCTATTGCTCTCAGTCTGCTAGGCACAACACTGGACTTGAAGTTGAACCATTACAAGAAGTAAGCAAAATCCTTGAAGAAGCCAAAGAAGCTAAGGCACAGGGATCAACTAGATTTTGTATGGGTGCAGCCTGGAGATCAATTCCAGAAGGTAAACAATTTGATTCAGTACTTCATCTTGTCAGAGAAGTGAAAGCAATGGACATGGAGCCTTGTGTCACACTTGGCATGCTTAATCAAAAGCAAGCCAACCAATTAAAAGAAGCCGGCTTACATAGTTACAATCACAATATTGATACCTCAAGAGATAACTACGCCAATATCATTAGCACCAGAACTTTTGAAGATAGATTAAACACAATTGAAGCAGTGCAAAATGCTGGTATCAATGTTTGTTCTGGTGGCATACTTGGCATCGGTGAAAATATCGAAGACCGCAAATCAATGCTCGCAACTCTAGCAAGCCTTAGTCCGCAACCAAGCTCAGTGCCAATCAATGTCCTAGTGCCGATTGCAGGCACTCCACTTGAAGCAGCCGAGCCAATCGACAATATGGATTTAGTCAGAATGGTAGCAATTGCAAGAATCATGATCCCACAAGCCAAGGTAAGACTATCAGCTGGAAGACTCAATATGAATGATGAACTGCAAACACTTTGTTTTATAGCTGGCGCCAACAGTATTCACACCGGCGATAAATTATTAACAACTCCTCTTGCTGGTGAATCAAAAGATCATCAATTAATAGAGAAACTTGGTATGAGTATAGCTAAATAG
- a CDS encoding tetratricopeptide repeat protein: protein MTLIKYNCIALILLSLTACSLFSEDLSLAQDFANQGHYTEAISILDTHKSKASQKYNSTVRVEYGEKILKDLERDQQERYSEAMDLFETALKLDAKNTRARVLYLAVLKLEEK from the coding sequence ATGACTTTGATTAAATATAATTGCATAGCATTAATTCTTCTGTCTTTGACAGCTTGTAGTTTATTCTCTGAAGATTTGAGCTTGGCTCAAGATTTTGCTAATCAGGGACATTATACGGAAGCGATTTCTATATTAGATACTCATAAATCCAAAGCGAGTCAAAAATATAATTCAACCGTTAGAGTTGAATACGGAGAAAAGATCTTGAAAGATCTGGAACGTGATCAACAGGAAAGATATAGTGAAGCCATGGATTTATTTGAGACAGCACTGAAGTTGGACGCCAAAAATACGAGAGCTAGAGTACTGTACCTTGCAGTTCTCAAACTTGAAGAGAAATGA
- a CDS encoding AI-2E family transporter, whose amino-acid sequence MVDEKSLTLLKIKVYQLVLILLSLILGYVFIKFTAPLHEIVMAFATAVLLSYLLASPVAFMTRFIRFKALSVGLIFLAFVALIALLVYKITPVAALQVKALKIALPNLISNVDSFLAHISYFLNNNYQIQLPLEYFDKNQLLSQLMTFLTSLNILGFGDTLSGVIFNSVAAAIYVVLTIILSFYMLIDGDRAWRLFLVPFSDKVKTHLGYIKEKIDISLHAYIVGQFEIASLTSLVMLITYLILGVPYALLFAFAQMLEIIPVIGTWVAIVPCLSIIFFTSGASKTFIVLAVYLIYSQFIRDNFIAPKIMGNALGFHPLAIILAIIIGATLKGAFGVIFALPVLAMAVAIVDYFVELRRLKVQTSRGN is encoded by the coding sequence ATGGTCGATGAAAAATCTCTAACATTATTAAAAATCAAAGTTTATCAACTTGTCTTGATACTATTGTCTTTAATATTGGGATACGTCTTTATCAAATTTACTGCACCACTGCACGAAATTGTAATGGCATTCGCAACGGCCGTCTTGCTTAGTTATCTTCTTGCAAGCCCAGTTGCTTTTATGACGAGGTTTATTCGTTTTAAAGCCTTATCCGTGGGACTTATTTTTCTTGCTTTTGTGGCATTAATAGCTCTTTTGGTTTATAAAATTACTCCAGTAGCTGCATTGCAAGTTAAAGCATTGAAAATTGCTTTGCCAAACTTGATTAGCAATGTAGATAGTTTTCTTGCTCATATTAGTTACTTTTTAAACAATAATTATCAAATTCAATTACCTCTTGAATATTTTGACAAAAATCAATTACTTAGTCAATTGATGACTTTTCTAACTAGTTTGAATATACTCGGTTTTGGTGATACTTTAAGTGGCGTGATTTTCAACTCTGTAGCTGCTGCTATCTATGTTGTGCTTACTATCATACTCAGTTTTTATATGTTGATTGATGGTGATAGAGCATGGAGGCTTTTCTTGGTACCGTTTTCGGACAAAGTTAAAACACATTTGGGTTATATTAAAGAAAAAATAGATATTTCCTTACATGCTTATATCGTTGGGCAATTTGAAATTGCTTCACTCACCTCACTTGTCATGTTGATTACTTACTTGATACTTGGTGTACCTTACGCTTTATTATTTGCTTTTGCACAAATGCTTGAAATCATACCGGTGATTGGAACTTGGGTTGCAATTGTCCCTTGTCTTAGTATTATATTTTTCACATCTGGAGCCTCTAAAACATTTATTGTGTTGGCTGTTTATTTGATTTATAGTCAATTTATTCGTGATAATTTTATTGCACCTAAAATAATGGGCAACGCTTTAGGCTTTCATCCTTTGGCAATCATCCTTGCCATTATTATTGGTGCTACCCTCAAAGGTGCTTTTGGAGTGATTTTTGCTCTCCCTGTATTGGCAATGGCTGTAGCCATCGTTGACTATTTTGTAGAGTTGAGAAGACTGAAAGTGCAAACTAGTCGTGGTAATTAG